The Mytilus edulis chromosome 5, xbMytEdul2.2, whole genome shotgun sequence genomic interval catttactgatccttgaccttaacttacaatttttttcattcttaTATTGGGCCCTTATAGACACTGCACTTGCAGAAGAAATTATCTCAAAATGCATACTTTTATCatcttttcaaaaacaatttgtgAACAAATTTACAGATCATTGCTTTTGTAGAAAAATCTGAAAATTAATGCTTTACCTtgcatttttcttttattgtttaatGATTTTTGCTTTAGAGATGATTATACCAGGAACTGCAATTACTACTCCTGGAGCTATTGAGATTGATACTACTACTCCTGGAGCTATCCAGATTGATACTAATACTCCTAGAGCTATTGAGATTGAGACTACTACTCCTAGAGCTATTGAGATTGATACTACTACTAGAGCTATTGAGATAGATACTACTACTCCTGGAGCTATTGAGATTGATAATAATACTCCTGGAGCTATCCAGATTGATACTACTACTCCTGGGGCTATCGATATTGATACTACTACTCCTAGAGCTATCGAGATTGATACTACTACTCCTGGAGCTATTGATATTGATACTACTACTCCTGGAGCTATCGAGATTGATACGACTACTCCTGGAGCTGTCAAGATTAATACTACTACTAGAGCTATCAAGATTGATACTACCACTCCTAGACCTATCAAGATTGATACTACTACTCCTAGAGCTATCAAGATTGATACTACCACTCCTAGACCTATCAAGATTCATACTACTACTCCTAGAGCTATCAAGATTCATACTACTACTCCTAGAGCTATCAAGATTCATACTACTACTCCTAGAGCTATCAAGATTGATACTACTACTCCTAGAGCTATCAAGATTGATAATCCTACTCCTAGAGCTATCAAGATTGATACTACTACTCCTAGAGCTATCAAGGATGACACTACTACCAGAGCTATCAAGATTTATACTACTACTCCTAGAGCTATTAAGGATGACACTACTACTCCTAGAGCTATCAAGATTGATACTACTACTCCTAGAGCTATCAAGATTGATACTACCACTCCTAGAGCTATCAAGATTCATACTACTACTCCTAGAGCTATCAAGATTGATACTACTCCTAGAGCTATCAAGGATGACACTACTACTCCTAGAGCTATCAAGATTGATACTACTACTACTAGAGCTGTCAAGGATGACACTACTACTAGAGCTATCAAGATTTATACTACTACTCCTAGAGCTATCAAAGATGACACTACTACTAGAGCTATCAAGGATGATACTACTCCTAGAGCTATCAAGATTGATACTACTACTCCTAGAGCTATCAAGGATGATACTACTACTAGAGCTATCGAGATTGATACTACTACTCCTAGAGCTATCAAGATTGATACTACTACTCCTAGAGCTATCAAGATTGATACTACTACTCCTAGAGCTATCAAAGGATGATACTACTCTTAGAGCTATCAAGATTGATACTACTACTCCTAGAGCTATCAAGATTCATACTACTACTAGAGCTATCAAGATTGATACTACTACTCCTAGAGCTATCAAGGATGACACTACTACTCCTAGAGCTATCAAGATTGATACTACTACTACTAGAGCTGTCAAGGATGACACTACTACTAGAGCTATCAAGATTGATACTCATACTCCTAGAGCTATCAAGGATGACACTACTACTCCTAGAGCTATCAAGATTGATACTACTACTCCTAGAGCTATCAAGGATGACACTACTACTCCTAGAGCTATCAAGATTGATACTACTACTACTAGAGCTGTCAAGGATGACACTACTACTAGAGCTATCAAGATTGATACTACTACTACTAGAGCTGTCAAGGATGATACTACTACTAGAGCTATCGAGATTGATACGACTACACATGCCATTGATGGCCATGATCGACCCAAGAAGAAGGATAAAGTGTAATTGATGAATTAAAAAAACTCATGAATATTTCTGTGTAATGgtataattttcatattattgcgaaccctatgatagttttccatagattcacctgcaagttacctgtcgatttaaacttttggcagttctattgtcccatctaacaaatacaacaggtattgttctctgtatagtttattcaccaggacctttaaatttcttctaggagaaatatatcactcattgattaatttacctgaccaaaaaaatttcttttttttattgaaatacttctataaactcacataaactgtatgcaatattgtatttattcaatatatcattaaatatattttcaatctgttcaatataaaatctgatttaataataaaaagtttattttagacacattttttagtattttccaatgaatttgcatgtttttgttgttgttaatttatagactatgtttatgaagaccttaatttaaaaataataatattcaaatttttatttatcaaacacacaaaaatattgaatatatgatcagaaatcaacttttaatttttataacagTATTAATATTGcacacattaaaaacgagtttttagtattgaataaatacaacaccacatgcagttttgcgAGTCCTTTCTTAGTAAAAAAatgtattggtataagtatttttccatcattgacagttcaattttttgttcaggtaaattaatcaatgagtgatagatttctcttgggAGAAAttcaaggggtacaatcaaaatcacgtgatggatatacacacaccggaagttacagtcgaactcgccgcttgaaaagttagtagttgcattttcttgtttatatcaattaaattttgattaataagttggcacaccgaatgtcggatagtatgtagttttaaaatccACAATTGTTTTTGCTAGAAAGCGTGCAGTTGTTGTAAACACTTCGACACAGTTCCAAATTTCCGACGGATAACACACACACTCAATATTTTTTCAACGGATAACCACacactttgaatatttttaatcaaaatttcataaaattgttttctttatgatTTGTTTGGCAAAATAAATGCATGTCTCAATTCAACACCGCTACTATTGATttatacaataattttttttacgaTAAACGCTTGGTTTATTGTCGAaaatccaattttcaaaaatgatacCACACACACCGAAAAAAAACAACGGATAACACACACGCATTATTTAAGCTAATCGCAAAGAAAGTAAAAACAAACAATCATCATGCCATGCGTGAGTTACTACTACGGGAGAGGTTAACGACTatgactggctataaagcccttttACGGTTGGAAAActgaaatttatgtatttatattgatatgCAAATGAGATGATTTCGGTTCTGTATGTTAATCAAACCTGTTCGCCCTTCGTTATACAAATGCGTTAAATCCCTTCGATTAACATTCAGAAAAACAATCAAGATCGTGAAAGCTTCAAAATGATTTGTCGAACAGAACACCATTCCGAGTTCACTTGTATAAATTTTTAAGACCTTTAACCAGGTTTTGTAAGATACACCACGCgacatatatataagaaaattaaagcGATGAGAGATTGCTTTTCAATTCAAATGTTATATAGGTTGAGGCTTATATTAAATTGTTCTTATGTTTTTAGTATAATGTAGGAAAATACATCATTTGACTTTgcttgaaactttgtacatacCTTCAGTTTCGgtttgtgtttgtgtgtgtgtgttatccGTTAAATTAATGGGGTGTGTGTGGTATCGTTTGTGAAAATCGGCTATTCTCCTGTCAAACGACCATTTATCGTAATTATTTGattgattaaatcaaaattaaagatgATGAATTAAAAAATACATTCTTTTTTCCACTAAAAACTCCAATAACATTGACTTTTcagaaattgttataaaaacatatgagGTGTGTGTGTTATCTGGTGAAATTTTGGAACTGTGTCGAAGTGTTAGCATTAACTGCACGCTTTTCAGCAAggataattgtgtatttcaaaactagatagtatccgacattcggtgcactaccttatttattaaattttattgatataaacaagtaaatacgactccttacctttcaagcggtctgttcgactgttacttccggtgtgtgtatatccatcacgtgattttgattgtaccccttgaaatttaaaggtcctggtgaataaactatacagagaacaatacctgttgtatttgttagatgggacaatagaactgccaaaagtttaaatcgacaggtaacttgcaggtgaatctatggaaaactatcatagggttcgctatCAAACTCAACTTACCAATTAACATCAGTTAGATATTCCTAAGATTTTGGCTATGTAACATTCTGacagtaaatatatttgtataggCTGACATTAACTACACTCCCAGTATCAAACTTATATTAGTCACTGGAAGCTAAAGAATTTTGAGCATGCAGGTGCAAGCACctcagtataaaataaaatttcacaaaCACATGATTTTCAGGCGAGAtgaaatgattttgattttttattgaggATATCtcagaatttgaaaataatagcTTATTTACAAACAGAAAAATTAAGGAAATTACCTACGCAACATAATGTTGTTTATTAGAAatactgttttatttttcttaattatcTCCATTTCATAACTGATTATAACTACTTGTATTTAATAGATTACTGGATATTTTGAAGAAGTATAAACACGAAGATGCTGATATTGATAAACTCAATAAGGAAATGGATGATGCTTTAAACTGCCTCCTGGATAACATTGAGAATGATATTGATAGCTTGAAAGCACACAAGGAAATGAACCAATATCTGATCAATAAACTCAAGAATGAGCACACAGTTCTCAGAGATGAGAAGTACTACATCCAGAAACAGCTGGAATTGGCTAGTAGAAGTTGCAGTGGGCAGAACAAAAGCAAGAGCAAAGAGGTTGACCTTCTGAACATCGCATGTAATAAATTGGATCAAAAGGAGAGAAGCACAAGAAAGCGCATTGCTAGTTTGAAAGCTGAGCTCTCCCTCATTATGTCAAAGCTAGACATGCTAAAATCTAAAAAGGAAAAGCCTATTGTTCCTCCTCTTGATCTGTCAAAACTTGGGGAGCACAAAGTTTTGCCACCATTGAAGAATGCACCAAAAGCACCAAGAAAAGGTGTAAACATGAATTCTTTGGCCAAGGAAAACTTCACTGATTTCAACACTGGTACCAAGAGGAGAATGAAGGCTCCAGAACCAAAGCTGTCCAACAGTACACCTATCCTGCAGAATCATGTTTTTGTGAGACCAGCTCCTTCTGTAGGAGATAACAGAAAAACATATCCAAATAAAACTGGTACACTAAATGGTCCAAGGAACCAGCATGATAAGAAGACTGTCAGACaggtaagataaaatataatgttGACTGATGCCATTAATAAAAGGGATGATAAAGTAATAACACCTGATAAGGGGACTGTCAGACAGGTAAGATAAAACAGGAAGCTGACTGGTGCCATATATAAAAGGGACAATAAGGTAATAATATCTGATAAGAGGGCCGACTGTCAGACAGGTGAGATAAAATATAATGTTGACTGGTGACATTAATAAAAGGGATGATAAAGTAATAACACCTGATAAGGGGACTGTCAGACAGGTAAGATAAAATAGGAAGCTGACTAGTGCCATAGATAAAAAGGACAATAAGGTTATATCATCTGATAAGAGGGCTGGCAGACAGGTGAGATAAAATATAATGTTGACTGGTGACATTAATAAAAGGGATGATAAAGTAATAACACCTGATAAGGGGACTGTCAGACAGGTAAGATAAAACAGGAAGCTGACTGGTGCCATATATAAAAGGGACAATAAGGTAATAATATCTGATAAGAGGGCCGACTGTCAGACAGGTGAGATAAAATATAATGTTGACTGGTGACATTAATAAAAGGGATGATAAAGTAATAACACCTGATAAGGGGACTGTCAGACAGGTAAGATAAAATAGGAAGCTGACTAGTGCCATAGATAAAAAGGACAATAAGGTAATATCATCTGATAAGAGGGCTGGCAGGCAGGTGAGATAAAATATAATGTTGACTGGTGACATAAATAAAAGGgatataaataaaagatataacacCTGATAAGGGGACTGTCAGACaggtaagataaaatataatgttGACTGGTGACATTAATAAAAGGGACAATAAGGTAATATCATCTGATAAGAGGGCTGTcagaagataaaataaaatataatgttgaCTGGTGACATTAATAAAAGGACAATAAGGTAATATCATCTGATAAGAGAACAGTAAGGcagataaaatgaaatatattattccactgtttatacatattgatcatgttgatggttTATAATCTGGtatatataataatttgattggttgagactTTCCCACGTGTCATTCAACAAATCTGCATGATACCCTTTGAAATGTCATATGTAAATTTGTCTCCTGAAAAATACCAATGGAAGAAGGTGATTTGTAAGCAAACTTCTTATTATAACCACATTAATTTATTTACCATTTTTCCTAGGTTATATTCAAGAATAAGCCAGTAATTACAAGGAAAGATGAGGGCACACAATCAGAGGTTCTCAAGCTCCCTGATATTGTTAAAGGATCTCAAATGATAGATAAATCCAAGATTGTTCCAAAGCAATCCTGTGAATCCAGAAGACCTGCACCAAGGGGTGCAGCTAGGAAACCTGCTCACCAGGAGAGACCACCATTTTGTTTTTAGATTAAGTCTACTACATATTTCTCACACTTATACATAAATCATTCTATATAGTTCAAACTATTTTCAGCATTTATACTGACAAAATGTTCAATCATTTCAATTTAGTGATCTATGTTTTGATATTTgcagtatatatttatatctcagggaatcaaatttacagtatttaaattcatttatatatccTGCCCTTTTATACATAGCAATATTTTTATGCTATGCTGTTTTATCTTagcttttgaatttttctttaaattaaaagattttcttaaatatatatcCTGAACATTATTACTAGTCTACATTTTGTTaagttaaatttaattttgatattttttgcatGTGACTAGTatgttaaatttaattttgatattttttgcatGTGACTAGTAtagtttgaaatgataaaatCCAACTATAGATGCGTTTATAGTAGAAGTAGATCTGACACTTTGTATTTATTACATTTGAATTTGGTTAAAGTTTAAAGAGTACGGTATTGCATCAGTTCATTGAGTCTATGTAGGGGCTGCCCTTCTGACAAAAGTAGGTCACTGGGATCTAACTATTATTCATGGTAAAATCTGATAAGGTTCAATTTAAATCCAAAAattagtttatatttttcatggttttttttagtGGGGGAGAAAAAgggctttcatatttttttttaatttactggtGAAAAACTGCATTGCTCTAAAACCTgttgaactaaaattaaatttaacCAAAACAGCACAGAATTTAAATTGTGCATCAGTACTACATGATTTGGAGACAGGGTGCAACCTCTTGTTTGCATGATAAAGTTGTAAGTCACTGGCGTGTATGGAATATGACCGTAAACTTGACCTGCTACAAATCAGATAGTTACCATTTGGTCTGGGCTTCAAAGTTTTCTTTTTAAAGGGTAGGGGCTAGATCTGGTACTTTGGTGTGggattttgaattttctttttaagAGTGAGGGTGTGATCTGGTATTTTTGTCTGGGATTCTAAAAAATTCTATTTGAGATCATTTTAGAT includes:
- the LOC139525231 gene encoding mucin-2-like — protein: MHYFIPARRVNVLLRHSRSFFHNYDIVAEGLTESLEYFSFSEDSDCSKASSFSKMFPSPGRRSRKSSPKSVDDMTLAQEKESSRTPPSPQLKEIIKSSPSPPPLDIEEVIKSFSSLNIDEQTTTPKVEKVTRMRMSPKTTELVKLSPSQEVDIEATETSLPVAVHIASQNIGEMIIPGTAITTPGAIEIDTTTPGAIQIDTNTPRAIEIETTTPRAIEIDTTTRAIEIDTTTPGAIEIDNNTPGAIQIDTTTPGAIDIDTTTPRAIEIDTTTPGAIDIDTTTPGAIEIDTTTPGAVKINTTTRAIKIDTTTPRPIKIDTTTPRAIKIDTTTPRPIKIHTTTPRAIKIHTTTPRAIKIHTTTPRAIKIDTTTPRAIKIDNPTPRAIKIDTTTPRAIKDDTTTRAIKIYTTTPRAIKDDTTTPRAIKIDTTTPRAIKIDTTTPRAIKIHTTTPRAIKIDTTPRAIKDDTTTPRAIKIDTTTTRAVKDDTTTRAIKIYTTTPRAIKDDTTTRAIKDDTTPRAIKIDTTTPRAIKDDTTTRAIEIDTTTPRAIKIDTTTPRAIKIDTTTPRAIKG